Proteins from one Armatimonadota bacterium genomic window:
- a CDS encoding tetratricopeptide repeat protein encodes MRASATVAAVVAVWACSAGFANAQKPPPAVPPALSPAMRRAGALLQTALTLQKQNHNSEAISAWQKFQVAAVAAHLPPAQLAGSWQNLAILYSKTADTTHELDALSHLVQLEPANPAILVELANLDSGQHRTDEAATLAEKALKLHPAPGVAAAAHFILGVNFVNHKNLAAAAPQFAAAEHLAPDNPRAQLDYAAILDAAGKYAEALVHAEKASALSHGSLQAELLVAGIQYHQKDFNGALKVYDGIVKQDPRNANAMFNRALILQRLGRVQEAITAYINVLEVAPNLDAAHLNMGQLYSAIGNGAAARQQFLLVYKHNKAPKVAAGLADAEAQDAFSLHDPAQRAAELASAERHFQAALAASPNDLSINVDLADLDEKMLRYNDAIAIYRKLLTQKPGDYDLYSHIARVYGMQRNVDQVAATWHEYSQLKPNDPNGYAEPAGALEAAGRFAAAADEWRALLKHQPQSGSVMVSLAKDELKLKQTAAATAQLHQVLQLDPSGATAPTPAMRGQVAAAVQAEQLDALRGLANIHHDAGDTEGELKWLRELKKRDMAMANANHIAVNTEAWDGIAAIYLKQKNLAMAAQQYEQLAAKAPGMAEPWEHLAAIYEQQNLIDKSAAAWQSAAARSVDPLPDAMKAGDLYQRKNQLPKALAVYEALTPKYGKDPRLNSVLAQLYELVGRDADAVTTYDRLLKQNPQAYWAEDRRAVALMRLGRYPQAQAAFETELNRIPEQDQTYAELALLYAKQGKQDQYLAWLKARLTQFPDRRTAMQAIVNAYAARKDENAGWSWLSAFAKQHDSNQKVLLAWAQLLDSQNRPEQALAVYQEIAARNPADLNAQTELADRLDEAKQTSAADLVYTTLIANTTLTPDERDSVRALLAQRYVRQARYALALQVYQTVLKDRPNDLSTLGQMAEIYVLQGQTGSALPIYRQIAADAGADRVTQAMAHFRIGDIEQKLGDNSEAITQYKQALMLNPELTPAEQALNSLVHQP; translated from the coding sequence ATGCGAGCTTCGGCAACTGTTGCAGCCGTCGTCGCCGTTTGGGCCTGCTCCGCTGGATTTGCGAACGCTCAAAAGCCCCCGCCCGCTGTGCCGCCTGCTCTCTCGCCGGCCATGCGTCGAGCCGGAGCTCTTCTTCAAACAGCGCTGACGCTGCAGAAACAGAACCATAACTCGGAAGCGATCTCAGCGTGGCAGAAGTTTCAGGTGGCTGCTGTTGCGGCGCATCTGCCGCCGGCTCAACTAGCTGGTTCGTGGCAAAACCTCGCGATTCTCTACAGCAAGACCGCCGATACGACGCACGAGCTCGACGCGTTGAGCCACCTGGTGCAGCTTGAGCCGGCCAATCCAGCGATTCTCGTGGAGCTTGCCAATCTCGACAGCGGCCAGCACCGGACCGACGAGGCCGCCACGCTGGCCGAAAAGGCGCTCAAGCTGCATCCTGCGCCGGGGGTGGCGGCCGCGGCCCACTTTATCCTCGGCGTGAACTTTGTCAATCACAAGAATCTGGCCGCTGCTGCACCGCAGTTTGCAGCCGCGGAGCATCTGGCGCCCGATAATCCCCGTGCACAGCTGGACTACGCAGCGATTCTGGATGCTGCCGGCAAATACGCCGAGGCGTTGGTACATGCCGAAAAAGCCAGCGCACTTTCCCACGGATCCCTTCAGGCGGAGCTGCTTGTTGCCGGCATTCAATATCACCAGAAGGATTTCAACGGCGCCCTGAAGGTGTACGACGGCATCGTAAAGCAGGATCCGCGCAACGCGAACGCGATGTTCAATCGGGCACTCATACTTCAACGGCTGGGCCGCGTGCAGGAGGCAATAACCGCCTACATCAACGTGTTGGAGGTGGCGCCAAACCTCGATGCCGCTCACCTCAACATGGGCCAGCTCTACAGTGCAATCGGCAACGGTGCTGCGGCGCGCCAGCAGTTTCTACTGGTTTATAAACATAACAAGGCGCCAAAAGTCGCCGCGGGCCTGGCGGATGCCGAAGCTCAGGACGCCTTTTCGCTGCACGACCCGGCACAACGCGCCGCGGAGCTGGCGTCGGCGGAACGGCATTTCCAGGCGGCGCTGGCCGCCAGCCCGAACGACCTCTCGATCAACGTCGACCTGGCCGATCTCGATGAGAAGATGCTGCGATATAATGATGCGATTGCTATCTACAGGAAGCTGCTAACGCAGAAACCGGGCGACTACGACCTCTACAGCCACATAGCACGCGTCTATGGGATGCAGCGGAACGTCGACCAGGTTGCCGCAACGTGGCATGAATACAGCCAATTGAAGCCCAATGACCCGAATGGCTACGCGGAGCCGGCCGGCGCATTGGAGGCTGCAGGTAGGTTCGCAGCCGCAGCGGATGAGTGGCGCGCTCTGCTGAAGCACCAGCCGCAGAGCGGCAGCGTCATGGTGTCACTGGCAAAGGATGAGCTCAAGTTGAAGCAGACCGCTGCGGCCACGGCGCAGCTGCACCAGGTGCTTCAGCTGGATCCCAGTGGCGCGACAGCGCCAACACCCGCCATGCGCGGTCAGGTGGCGGCAGCCGTTCAGGCCGAGCAACTGGATGCGCTGCGCGGCCTCGCCAATATTCACCACGACGCTGGTGATACAGAAGGCGAACTCAAGTGGCTGCGAGAGCTGAAAAAGCGTGATATGGCAATGGCAAACGCCAACCACATCGCCGTAAATACGGAAGCGTGGGATGGTATCGCTGCCATCTATCTCAAACAGAAGAACCTGGCGATGGCGGCGCAGCAGTACGAACAACTCGCGGCGAAAGCGCCGGGAATGGCAGAGCCGTGGGAACATCTGGCCGCTATTTACGAGCAGCAGAATCTGATCGACAAGTCAGCCGCGGCATGGCAGAGCGCTGCTGCGCGCTCGGTAGATCCGCTGCCCGATGCGATGAAGGCCGGCGACCTGTACCAGCGCAAAAACCAGCTGCCGAAAGCGCTGGCCGTGTATGAAGCGCTGACGCCAAAGTACGGTAAAGATCCGCGACTTAACTCAGTGCTGGCGCAGCTCTACGAACTGGTCGGCCGGGATGCAGACGCGGTAACTACGTACGACCGGCTCCTCAAGCAGAACCCGCAGGCGTACTGGGCGGAGGATCGTCGTGCGGTAGCGTTGATGCGGCTGGGAAGGTATCCGCAGGCGCAAGCGGCATTTGAGACGGAGTTGAACCGCATCCCCGAGCAGGATCAAACGTATGCGGAGCTCGCGCTGCTCTATGCCAAACAGGGCAAACAGGATCAGTATCTCGCATGGCTTAAAGCGCGGTTAACCCAGTTCCCAGACAGGCGGACGGCCATGCAGGCGATCGTAAATGCCTATGCAGCCCGCAAAGACGAGAATGCAGGCTGGTCGTGGCTCTCGGCCTTTGCCAAACAGCACGATTCCAACCAGAAGGTGCTCCTTGCCTGGGCTCAACTGCTCGACAGCCAGAACAGGCCGGAGCAGGCGCTAGCTGTGTATCAGGAGATCGCCGCCAGGAATCCTGCGGACCTCAATGCCCAGACCGAGCTGGCGGACCGGCTCGATGAAGCCAAACAGACCTCGGCGGCCGACCTCGTTTACACGACTCTCATTGCGAACACTACGTTGACGCCCGATGAGCGCGACTCAGTACGCGCACTACTGGCGCAGCGGTACGTTCGCCAGGCCCGGTACGCATTGGCACTGCAAGTGTATCAAACGGTACTGAAGGACCGTCCGAACGATTTGAGCACATTGGGACAGATGGCCGAGATCTATGTGCTGCAGGGTCAAACCGGCAGCGCGCTGCCCATCTACCGCCAGATTGCCGCCGACGCCGGAGCTGACCGCGTAACGCAGGCTATGGCGCACTTCCGCATTGGTGACATTGAGCAAAAACTCGGAGACAATTCGGAAGCCATCACCCAGTACAAGCAGGCGCTGATGCTGAACCCCGAGCTCACTCCCGCCGAGCAGGCGCTGAACAGCCTGGTGCACCAGCCCTGA
- a CDS encoding sugar ABC transporter ATP-binding protein: MTQTETQLQPPALEMRGITKQYPGVLALDNVSLTVMPGEVHALLGENGAGKSTLVKILAGAVRANAGEILLNGAHVSADTPQKAMELGIAIIYQEFNLVPYLSAGENIFLGQEPRSRIPGFVDYARLYGESQRILDSLGVKLSARTPVNRLSVAQQQMVEIAKATSRKSRIIVMDEPSATLTQHELEALFTLVRQLRASAVSVIYISHRLEEVFEVCDRATVMRDGKVIDTRPVNELSRDEIIRLMVGRELKEAIPKKAAVPGEAALEVRGLNRKGILHNVSLSVRKGEILGMAGLVGAGRTETARALFGADPIDSGEIRIDGKPVVIRSPRDAIRFGIGLVTEDRKEQGLVLPMAVRENTTLANLQSLCWMGFVKRPQERAVAEEYRASLDIRTPSIEQTVRNLSGGNQQKVVLAKWLFTGSRVLIFDEPTRGIDVGAKSEIYKLMNQLAAQGCAIIMISSELPEVLGMSDRILVMHEGSVAGELSRDQATQEAVMHLATGGSA, translated from the coding sequence ATGACACAAACTGAGACACAACTCCAGCCTCCCGCGCTCGAAATGCGCGGAATCACGAAACAGTATCCCGGCGTGCTGGCGCTGGATAATGTGTCCCTTACCGTGATGCCCGGCGAAGTGCATGCGCTTCTGGGCGAAAATGGCGCCGGCAAATCCACGCTGGTCAAAATCCTGGCCGGCGCAGTGCGGGCCAATGCCGGAGAGATTCTCCTGAATGGCGCGCATGTTTCCGCCGACACGCCGCAGAAAGCGATGGAACTCGGCATCGCGATCATCTACCAGGAGTTCAACCTGGTTCCCTACTTGTCAGCCGGGGAGAACATTTTCCTCGGTCAGGAGCCACGGTCGCGCATACCCGGATTTGTAGACTATGCCCGATTGTACGGAGAATCGCAGCGAATCCTCGATAGCCTGGGTGTTAAGCTCTCGGCGCGAACGCCGGTCAATCGACTTAGCGTTGCGCAGCAGCAGATGGTGGAGATTGCGAAGGCAACGAGCCGCAAGTCGCGCATCATCGTCATGGATGAACCGAGCGCCACGCTTACGCAGCACGAGTTGGAAGCCCTGTTCACTCTGGTACGGCAGCTGCGCGCCTCCGCGGTAAGCGTCATCTACATCTCGCACCGACTGGAGGAGGTTTTTGAAGTATGTGATCGGGCAACGGTTATGCGCGATGGCAAGGTGATCGATACGCGGCCTGTAAACGAGCTCTCCCGCGATGAGATTATCCGGCTGATGGTCGGACGTGAGCTGAAAGAGGCTATCCCTAAGAAGGCCGCGGTGCCCGGGGAAGCCGCGCTGGAAGTTCGCGGGCTGAACCGCAAGGGCATTCTCCACAACGTCTCGCTATCCGTCCGAAAAGGCGAAATCCTGGGTATGGCCGGGCTGGTTGGCGCAGGGCGCACAGAAACGGCACGAGCACTATTTGGCGCCGATCCAATCGATAGCGGCGAGATACGGATCGATGGCAAGCCGGTCGTCATAAGGTCACCACGAGATGCGATACGTTTCGGAATCGGCCTGGTCACCGAGGACCGGAAGGAACAGGGCCTCGTTCTGCCGATGGCTGTCCGAGAAAACACGACGCTTGCCAACCTGCAATCGCTGTGCTGGATGGGCTTCGTGAAGCGTCCCCAGGAGCGCGCAGTCGCAGAGGAGTACCGAGCGAGCCTCGACATCCGTACTCCCAGCATTGAACAGACCGTGCGCAATCTCTCGGGAGGCAACCAGCAGAAAGTGGTGTTGGCAAAGTGGCTATTTACCGGCTCGCGCGTGCTAATCTTTGACGAGCCGACACGCGGTATCGACGTTGGGGCTAAGAGCGAGATTTATAAGCTGATGAACCAACTTGCCGCGCAGGGCTGTGCCATCATCATGATATCGTCGGAGTTGCCCGAGGTTTTGGGGATGAGCGACCGTATACTGGTGATGCACGAAGGATCGGTCGCCGGGGAGCTGAGCCGCGATCAGGCGACGCAGGAGGCTGTTATGCACCTCGCCACCGGAGGATCTGCCTGA
- a CDS encoding SDR family oxidoreductase, with product MSRPLNSCLVTGGAGFIGSHLVHALLEHGARVRILDNFTSGNRHNLHGIENRIEVMEGDVRDAATCHEACSGMQTVFHLAALVSVPESVEQPHRAHEVNINGTLNILMAARETGAERVVFSSSSAVYGDTIVLPTPEDTLPVPTSPYGLQKLCGEHYCRLFFQLYGLETVSLRYFNVYGARQDPNSAYAAVIPRFLTRLASGQHPVVYGNGEQTRDFLHASDVARANVLAATVVQEAAIGNVFNIAGGGATSINQLLNLMREVLGVNIDAVYEPARIGDIHDSVANTSRAATLLEFHPHLTLSDGLAITAQGYRH from the coding sequence ATGTCACGACCGCTGAATAGCTGCCTGGTTACCGGCGGGGCCGGGTTCATCGGATCGCACCTGGTGCATGCGCTTCTAGAGCACGGCGCGCGCGTCCGCATTCTCGATAACTTCACCAGCGGCAATCGGCACAACCTTCACGGAATCGAAAACCGGATAGAGGTGATGGAGGGTGACGTGCGGGATGCCGCCACTTGCCACGAGGCATGCAGCGGGATGCAAACCGTGTTTCACCTTGCCGCGTTGGTTTCAGTGCCCGAGTCGGTGGAACAGCCGCATAGGGCCCACGAAGTCAATATCAACGGCACACTGAACATCCTGATGGCCGCCCGCGAGACGGGTGCGGAGCGCGTGGTATTCTCCAGTTCTTCGGCGGTTTATGGCGATACCATAGTATTGCCGACTCCGGAGGATACCTTGCCGGTACCGACCTCGCCCTATGGGCTGCAAAAGCTGTGCGGTGAGCACTACTGCCGCCTGTTTTTCCAATTGTACGGCCTGGAAACCGTTAGCCTGCGCTACTTCAACGTGTACGGGGCGCGACAAGATCCAAACTCCGCGTACGCTGCGGTCATACCCCGGTTCCTCACTCGCCTCGCTTCCGGCCAACATCCGGTGGTGTACGGTAACGGCGAGCAGACGCGTGATTTCCTGCACGCCTCCGATGTGGCGCGCGCCAACGTTCTTGCCGCCACGGTAGTGCAGGAAGCAGCTATTGGCAACGTGTTCAATATTGCAGGCGGCGGAGCGACGTCGATCAACCAGCTGCTCAATCTGATGCGCGAAGTGCTCGGGGTTAACATCGATGCGGTCTATGAGCCGGCCCGGATTGGCGATATCCATGACTCCGTCGCAAACACGTCTCGAGCCGCTACTCTGCTTGAATTCCATCCTCACCTTACACTGAGTGATGGCCTTGCCATTACGGCCCAGGGCTATCGCCACTAG